In the Elusimicrobiota bacterium genome, CCTGCCTCATTAAATAACCATGCAACCGACGGTAGGCCCGGTCCCGTTCCATACCTTTCATTCGATCGCCACGTTTCCGGAGCGCGGCCCATGCCCGTTCCGCACCACTGTCCACCGAGGGAACGGCCATCGCGTCCGAAATAGTCTCTGTTGGGAGGCCCCGTTTCCGGAGCTCTTGCCGGATCCGGTGATCTCCCCGCCCCCCGCGTCGACGGGAATCCGCCATGTCCCGGGCCAAAACAGAATCGTTCAACAGCCCCAGTTCTCCCAAACGGGACACCGTAAGATCAACCACTTCAGCGGTGAAGCCCTTCTGCCCCAACCGCTCCACCATTTCACGTTGGCTTCGCGCCCTGAAGGTCAGCCATCGCAAAGCCTGATCCATCGCTTTTCGGGTGCTCTCATCCATGGAACGAATAATTCACCACGTGGAGACCCCCGTTTCAGCGCCCCGATCGTCTCAGAAATTCGTCTTCGTTCATCACCTCAACCCCCAAAGATTGTGCCCGCCGAAGTTTGGAACCGGCGGCCGCTCCGCTCACCACAAAAGAAGTTTGGCTTGAAACCGAAGAAGAGGTGTTTCCCCCCAACTCACGGACAAGGCGTTCGGCTTCGGCACGGGAGAGTTGCGTGAGCGTCCCAGTAAACACCACAATCTTACCCGAAAAAGGTCCCGCCCGCCGAGCCTCTTCCACAGGGTCCACCCCCACCTGGCGAAACTTTTCAATCAACCGACGTCCCATGGGTTGGCGAAAATAGCCTGCCACGGACGCCGCCATAACGGGCCCAACTTCATGCAAGGCGCGAAGATCCTCTTCCGTGGCGTTCACCAGCTTATCCAGAGTGCCAAAATGTTCGGCCAAAAGGATCGCGCCCTTCTCCCCCACATCCCGAATTCCCAGCCCGTTCAAGAAACGGGCAAGGGAACGGGATTTTGATTCGGCGATCCCCTTCAAAAGGTTATCGGCCTTCTTTTCCTTAAATCCCTCTAGAGTTAAAAGTTGTTTTTTGGTGACTCGGTAAATGTCGGCCAAGTCCAAGACGAATTGTTTTGAACGGAGTTCCGCCACCACCGCTTCCCCTAACCCCTGAATGTCCATGGCGTCGCGACTGGCAAAATGGAGAAGACTTTTTTCGATTTGGGCGGGACAAGCCGAATTGACACACCGAAAAACCACCTCGTCTTCCTTGGAGCGAACGATTTCGCCCCGACAAGCGGGACAGGCCCTGGGCACCAGAACCGGACGTGCGTCGGCGGGACGTTTGGAAAAAATCACTTGAACGACTTTAGGTATGACTTCCCCAGCCCGTTCCACCAAAACCCAGTCGCCGATTTTCACATCCAACCGTTTCACTTCATCAAAATTATGAAGGGAAGCGCTCGCCAAGGTCACCCCGCCACATTCCACCGGTTCGAGTTTGGCCACCGGCGTCACGGCGCCCGTGCGCCCTACGGACAGCCCCACGTCCAGAACCCGCGTGGTGGCCTGGGCCGCGGGGAATTTAAACGCCACGGCCCAACGAGGGAATTTAAACGTGGCGCCCAATCGCTTTTGTTGATCGATTCGATCCACTTTAATCACAGCCCCATCCACCTCATAAGGGAGGGCCGCCCGCCCTTCTTGAAACTGGCGACACACGGTCACCACAGAATCGAAAGGAAGGCCCCCCATCGTTTTCAAATCCACCGGTAAACCATAGGAACGACAGGCCTTGAGAAATTCCGCATGAGAATCATAAACGGCCCCTTCCACTGTCCCATAGGAATGGACAAAATAGCGAAGAGGCCTTTCAGCCGTCACGCGCGAATCTTTTTGACGCAAACTCCCCGCCGCGAAGTTCCGAGGGTTGGCGGGAACGGGGGCTCCCTTTTCCAAAAGACGTTGACTGAATTTTTCAAAATCCGCTTTTGGGGCATAGACCTCCCCCCGCACTTCCAAGCGTGGTGGGTACGGACCTTCCAAGTGAAGGGGAATGGCGCGGATCGTTTTGGCATTGGCCGTCACCTCTTCGCCCGTCTCGCCGTCCCCCCGTGTTGCGGCGCGAACCAAGACCCCTTGCTCATAGAGGAGCGCCAATCCCACCCCGTCAATTTTCGGTTCCACCGTATAGACCACCGTCTCCCCGGGAGGAAGGCCTTTCGCCACGCGCTCTTTCCATTCTAAAAGATCTTTTTCTGTAAAAGCATTGTCCAGGGACAACATAGGAACAGGATGTGTCACCGGACGAAAATCCGCTGTGGCGGCCCCCCCCACCCGTTGGGTGGGAGAGTCCGGGGTCACGAGGTTGGGGTGCCCCGCTTCCAGTGCCTTCAATTGAAGGAACAGCTGATCGTATTCACCATCAGAAATTTCGGGTCGAGCGTCCACGTAGTACAGCCGATCGTGCCGACGAATTTCTTGCCGCAGAGCCTCCGCCTGAGCTTGAGGGGAAACAGTCTGTTCCATCACGTGGGGAACAATTCCCGTTGGCTGCCGGGGTCCACCGCGGGAGGTGGCGCGGGACGGCTGGCTTTGATTTGATCCAAAATACCGTTAACAAATTTACCGGAATCCACGGTGGAGTAACTCTTGGCAATTTCAACCGCCTCATCGATCACGACCGAGACCGGGGTATCCAACTCGAACAACAATTCGAACGTGGCCAACCGAAGGATGTTCCGGTCCACCGCGGCCATGCGAGAAATCTCCCAATTGTCCGCGTGTCGAGTGATCAGAAGATCGATTTCCGGCCGATGGGCCAAAGATCCCGCGGCCAAAACATCCGCAAACCGCCGGGCTTTCGGGGGATAGTTGGCCCCCGCCCAAATAATCGTTGCCGCCTCGGGACAAGGCAGGCGTGCGACATCCGCCAAATAAAGAATTTGAAGGGCCGCTTCCCGAGATTGTCGACGCAGCCCCATTTTAGACCAACTTCCCTAAATTCGCCATTTCCAGGGCCGCTAACGCGGCTTCCGCCCCTTTGTTGGAGGAACCGTTACCGGCCCGGGCCTGAGCTTGACGGAGGGTGAGCGGGGTCAAGACTCCAAAAATGACCGGGACATCGGTTTCAAGCGCCACCTGGCCCAACCCGCGGGAAACTTCCTGGGCAATGTATCGATCGTGGGGCGTTTGCCCGCGAATAATACATCCCAACGCGATCACCCCATCGAATTTTCGAGAACGGGCCAGTCGACGAGCCACCAGGGGAAGCTCAAAAGCACCCGGAACGGGAACGACGCGCGTCTTGCTCCCATGGGACGCCAACGTCCGAACACAGGCCTCTTCCAATTTTCCCGTAATGTCCTTGTTAAAACGCGCCACCACCACAGCAAATCGGCGACCCCGCCCCTCCAAAAGGGCGGATGGCACGGACGATGGCTTACGTTTCACAGTCCCTCCAATTGGTGGCCCATTTTGGACCGCTTCGTGGCCAGGTAGCGACGATTGTGCCGGTTGGAAGGGATTTCCAGGGACACCCGTTGAGTCACGCGCAAACCGTATCCTTCAATCCCCACGATCTTCTTGGGATTGTTCGTCAAAAGGCGCACGCTGGACAGGCCCAGATCAGCCAGAATTTGCGCTCCGATCCCATATTCCCGAAGATCCGCCTTGAAACCCAACTTGCGGTTGGCCTGAACCGTGTCCAAACCGGTTTCCTGCAACGCGTAGGCGTGAAGCTTGTTCATCAATCCGATCCCGCGTCCTTCCTGGTGCATATAAAGAAGGACTCCCTTCCCCGCCCCATTGATTTTTTCAAACGCTTTTTCCAACTGTTCCCCGCAATCGCAACGAAGCGAATGAAGGACATCCCCCGTAAAACAAGACGAGTGAACTCGAACTAAAATGTTGGGGGATCCCGCCACCTCCCCTCGAACCAAGGCCACGTGATGCTCCCCGGTGGGGACATCTTCATAGAGATGAATTTTAAACAGCCCAAACCGGGTGGGTAAATTCGCCGAAACCAGCCGTCGCACCAACCGCTCATGGCGACGCCGGTAAGCGATCAAACTTTCGATGGTCACAATTTTTAAGCCATGCCGACGCGCAAAGGTCCCGAGAGCGGGCAGGCGACTCATACTGCCATCATCGTTCATGATTTCGCAAATAACCGCGGCGGGGGCTAACCCCGCCAACCGGGCCAAGTCCACGGCCGCCTCCGTGTGGCCGGACCGAACCAACACGCCTCCCTCCTTGTACCGGAGTGGGAAAATGTGCCCTGGTCGACGAAGATCTTCGGGACGGGTGCGGGGGTCCACCAGAGCCCGCACGGTCCGCGCCCGGTCGTGGGCCGAGATCCCGGTGGTGACCCCCTTCTTGGCATCGACCGAAATGGTAAAAGCCGCCTCACGCGGTTCGCCTCGTTCCACCATCGGAAGAACGTTAAGACGGTCCAATCGGTCGCCCAACATGGGGACACAAATCAGACCCCGGGCCTCTTTCGCCATAAAATTGATGGCTTCCGGCGTCGCCTTTTCCGCGGCAATGACCACGTCTCCTTCGTTTTCCCGACCCGGGTCGTCCACGACAATCAGCGGTTTACCCCGTTTGAAATCTTTCAGCGCGTCCGCTACCGATTGAAACGTTACCATCGCCGCCGCCCTTTAATCAAAGTCGCTACTTGTTTCGCCATCACATCCGCTTCCAAGTTCACCGGATCTCCCGGCCGAACCTCTCCCAATGTGGTCACCTGATCCGTGTGTGGAATCACCGCCACGCCGAAACGCCCTTTCTTGGGATTCAAGAGCGTTAAACTAATGCCGTCAATGGACACAGACCCCTTGTCCACAAAAAAATCTCTCATCACCGAGGGAAAGGAAAACGTGATATGGCTCCATCCTTTTTCGTCTCGTCGCGCCTCAACCCGCCCCACGCCGTCCACATGCCCTTGCACCATATGCCCCCCCATGGGATCCCCCGCACGGAGAGCCGGCTCCACGTTGACGGTACGCCCGGGCTTCCATTCGCCCATTGTCGTTCGAT is a window encoding:
- a CDS encoding regulatory protein RecX, producing MDESTRKAMDQALRWLTFRARSQREMVERLGQKGFTAEVVDLTVSRLGELGLLNDSVLARDMADSRRRGGRGDHRIRQELRKRGLPTETISDAMAVPSVDSGAERAWAALRKRGDRMKGMERDRAYRRLHGYLMRQGFGVDETRQALKRYFSGEPEIGEIIEP
- the ligA gene encoding NAD-dependent DNA ligase LigA, yielding MEQTVSPQAQAEALRQEIRRHDRLYYVDARPEISDGEYDQLFLQLKALEAGHPNLVTPDSPTQRVGGAATADFRPVTHPVPMLSLDNAFTEKDLLEWKERVAKGLPPGETVVYTVEPKIDGVGLALLYEQGVLVRAATRGDGETGEEVTANAKTIRAIPLHLEGPYPPRLEVRGEVYAPKADFEKFSQRLLEKGAPVPANPRNFAAGSLRQKDSRVTAERPLRYFVHSYGTVEGAVYDSHAEFLKACRSYGLPVDLKTMGGLPFDSVVTVCRQFQEGRAALPYEVDGAVIKVDRIDQQKRLGATFKFPRWAVAFKFPAAQATTRVLDVGLSVGRTGAVTPVAKLEPVECGGVTLASASLHNFDEVKRLDVKIGDWVLVERAGEVIPKVVQVIFSKRPADARPVLVPRACPACRGEIVRSKEDEVVFRCVNSACPAQIEKSLLHFASRDAMDIQGLGEAVVAELRSKQFVLDLADIYRVTKKQLLTLEGFKEKKADNLLKGIAESKSRSLARFLNGLGIRDVGEKGAILLAEHFGTLDKLVNATEEDLRALHEVGPVMAASVAGYFRQPMGRRLIEKFRQVGVDPVEEARRAGPFSGKIVVFTGTLTQLSRAEAERLVRELGGNTSSSVSSQTSFVVSGAAAGSKLRRAQSLGVEVMNEDEFLRRSGR
- the nusB gene encoding transcription antitermination factor NusB; this translates as MGLRRQSREAALQILYLADVARLPCPEAATIIWAGANYPPKARRFADVLAAGSLAHRPEIDLLITRHADNWEISRMAAVDRNILRLATFELLFELDTPVSVVIDEAVEIAKSYSTVDSGKFVNGILDQIKASRPAPPPAVDPGSQRELFPT
- a CDS encoding 6,7-dimethyl-8-ribityllumazine synthase, which gives rise to MPSALLEGRGRRFAVVVARFNKDITGKLEEACVRTLASHGSKTRVVPVPGAFELPLVARRLARSRKFDGVIALGCIIRGQTPHDRYIAQEVSRGLGQVALETDVPVIFGVLTPLTLRQAQARAGNGSSNKGAEAALAALEMANLGKLV
- a CDS encoding bifunctional 3,4-dihydroxy-2-butanone-4-phosphate synthase/GTP cyclohydrolase II gives rise to the protein MVTFQSVADALKDFKRGKPLIVVDDPGRENEGDVVIAAEKATPEAINFMAKEARGLICVPMLGDRLDRLNVLPMVERGEPREAAFTISVDAKKGVTTGISAHDRARTVRALVDPRTRPEDLRRPGHIFPLRYKEGGVLVRSGHTEAAVDLARLAGLAPAAVICEIMNDDGSMSRLPALGTFARRHGLKIVTIESLIAYRRRHERLVRRLVSANLPTRFGLFKIHLYEDVPTGEHHVALVRGEVAGSPNILVRVHSSCFTGDVLHSLRCDCGEQLEKAFEKINGAGKGVLLYMHQEGRGIGLMNKLHAYALQETGLDTVQANRKLGFKADLREYGIGAQILADLGLSSVRLLTNNPKKIVGIEGYGLRVTQRVSLEIPSNRHNRRYLATKRSKMGHQLEGL
- a CDS encoding riboflavin synthase, yielding MFTGIIQSKGKVVERKGLRLVVRAPLARARVGDSVAVNGVCLTIVKSTGSSKARLLGFDLSQETLDRTTMGEWKPGRTVNVEPALRAGDPMGGHMVQGHVDGVGRVEARRDEKGWSHITFSFPSVMRDFFVDKGSVSIDGISLTLLNPKKGRFGVAVIPHTDQVTTLGEVRPGDPVNLEADVMAKQVATLIKGRRRW